In Bombus fervidus isolate BK054 chromosome 11, iyBomFerv1, whole genome shotgun sequence, a single genomic region encodes these proteins:
- the Side gene encoding motor axon guidance molcule sidestep isoform X3, producing MLRVEGSTTTHALTAPLRLVWGSEGKDVELPCDITPPTPTDSVNMVLWFKDTAGIPLYSLDARGKDLASAVHWAVSDDLGKRTYFQIGDGHRAKLKVTKVTFKDQGIFRCRVDFINSPTRNFRVNLTLVEEPSRPVIYDAQGREVTRVAGPFLEGYNLDLTCQVSGGRPKPTVVWWKDGKILDAVVDTISIGSPSKFTVNRLFINEVTRSLWGTKLECRAQSEQMTSPIVREVPLDIYLKPAIVKIVLIDSQIYAGRPLAARCETWGSSPAARIIWRLGGQTIGDPNVSTTQRSNSTISKLALVLGKDDNGKRLTCRAENPRFPGGALEETEILDVAYVPVVSIDLATGYVLDTLREGDDLKLVCDVESNPPPTRIIWYHKDDRLEHDVTGGTLIASNTLTLRVLTLAHAGEYSCEAVNSVGEGRSPPIFVQMKYAPRCRAGYERREVTAGRHETVSLRCEVDAVPKDAVRFSWTYNGTRGDVLPMPNSRARNNGLVSVLEYTPTTDTDFGTLACWASNSVGRQRTPCVFNVVPGKPPQPPFDCSLHNETTSLQVNCVPGADGGSPQYFLLEVRGIPRNSGVVQMNPPTLHAPQSDQGMVGDVPAIYQERNPRPSFQLHGLEPGFDYTLYVYAVNDRGRSEPALLEHIRVAEVIGGKIEKNGLFLEDLKKALPKASSENMIIVIALTGTGAVALILIGIGMIIGLAICRRRTATPLKDGPDDFTTPTYVSAQRIEPRIRYSGDSRRSQRTSLYIEENRNEPDLLQRVEIDLHD from the exons ATGCTGCGCGTTGAAG ggtCTACTACGACTCACGCTCTTACAGCGCCGCTCAGATTGGTGTGGGGCAGCGAGGGCAAAGACGTCGAATTACCATGCGACATCACTCCACCGACACCGACCGACTCCGTGAACATGGTGCTTTGGTTCAAAGACACCGCTGGGATACCTCTTTACAG CCTGGACGCAAGAGGCAAGGATCTCGCCTCCGCCGTTCATTGGGCGGTCAGCGATGATCTCGGCAAGAGGACCTACTTTCAAATCGGTGATGGCCATCGAGCTAAGCTCAAAGTTACCAAGGTCACATTCAAGGACCAAGGAATCTTCAGGTGTAGGGTAGATTTTATCAATTCCCCGACTAGAAACTTTCGGGTGAATCTCACGCTCGTCG AAGAACCATCCAGGCCTGTGATATACGATGCTCAGGGGCGCGAGGTGACAAGAGTGGCTGGACCCTTCTTGGAAGGTTATAATCTCGACTTGACCTGTCAGGTGTCCGGGG GAAGACCAAAGCCTACGGTGGTATGGTGGAAGGACGGTAAGATACTGGACGCCGTCGTTGACACAATTTCTATTGGTTCCCCGAGCAAATTCACGGTGAATCGTCTTTTCATCAACGAGGTGACGAGATCGTTGTGGGGCACGAAGCTCGAATGCAGGGCTCAGTCGGAGCAGATGACCTCTCCGATCGTTCGCGAAGTACCTCTAGATATTTACC TGAAGCCTGCGATCGTAAAGATCGTCCTGATCGACAGTCAAATCTACGCCGGGCGTCCGCTCGCAGCACGCTGTGAAACCTGGGGAAGTTCTCCCGCTGCCAGGATCATCTGGAGGCTAGGAGGACAGACGATAGGCGATCCCAACGTGTCGACTACGCAGAGAAGCAATTCGACGATCAGCAAACTGGCTCTGGTCCTTGGCAAAGACGACAATGGCAAGAGATTAACCTGCAGAGCCGAAAATCCCAGATTTCCCGGCGGAGCGCTCGAAGAAACTGAGATCTTGGACGTTGCCT ACGTACCGGTTGTTTCCATCGACCTAGCCACCGGTTACGTCCTGGATACTCTCAGAGAAGGGGACGATCTGAAGCTGGTGTGCGACGTGGAGAGTAACCCACCTCCGACCCGAATTATTTGGTACCACAAG GACGATCGATTGGAGCACGACGTGACCGGTGGAACGCTGATAGCCTCCAACACGTTAACGCTGAGGGTACTCACTCTGGCTCATGCAGGCGAGTATTCGTGCGAAGCGGTGAATTCCGTGGGAGAAGGTCGAAGCCCACCGATTTTCGTTCAGATGAAAT ACGCGCCGAGATGCAGAGCGGGTTACGAGCGACGAGAGGTCACGGCTGGTCGCCACGAAACGGTGTCGCTACGCTGCGAAGTCGACGCTGTTCCGAAAGACGCGGTGCGATTCTCTTGGACGTACAACGGAACGCGCGGTGACGTGTTGCCGATGCCAAACTCCAGAGCTCGGAATAACGGGCTCGTTAGCGTTCTCGAGTACACTCCTACCACCGACACCGACTTTGGAACTCTGGCTTGCTGGGCGAGCAACAGCGTCGGCAGACAAAGGACCCCTTGTGTATTCAACGTCGTGCCCGGAA AGCCACCGCAGCCACCGTTCGACTGTTCTCTGCACAATGAAACCACTTCGCTGCAAGTGAATTGCGTGCCCGGCGCCGATGGTGGTTCCCCGCAATACTTTTTGCTCGAAGTTCGAGGGATACCGAGAAACTCCGGTGTCGTTCAGATGAATCCGCCGACGCTCCACGCGCCTCAAAGCGACCAGGGAATGGTCGGAGACGTACCGGCGATATATCAAGAGAGAAATCCAAGGCCAAGCTTTCAGCTGCACGGTCTTGAACCCGGTTTCgattacacgttatacgtgtACGCTGTGAACGACAGAGGAAGGAGCGAGCCGGCGTTGTTGGAGCATATACGAGTGGCTGAAGTTATCGGCGGGAAGATCGAAAAAAACGGCTTGTTTCTGGAGGATCTGAAAAAGGCACTTCCAAAGGCTAGCTCGGAAAATATGATCATCGTGATCGCCTTGACAGGTACAG GTGCGGTGGCTTTGATCCTGATCGGTATCGGGATGATCATTGGGTTGGCTATCTGCAGGAGAAGGACCGCGACGCCGCTCAAAGACGGTCCGGACGATTTTACCACCCCTACCTACGTCTCCGCTCAAAGGATCGAGCCAAGAATCAGATACTCGGGCGACAGCAGACGTTCTCAAAGAACGAGCTTGTACATCGAGGAAAATCGAAACG aaCCGGATCTTCTACAGAGAGTCGAGATCGATCTACACGACTAA
- the Side gene encoding motor axon guidance molcule sidestep isoform X4: MVLWFKDTAGIPLYSLDARGKDLASAVHWAVSDDLGKRTYFQIGDGHRAKLKVTKVTFKDQGIFRCRVDFINSPTRNFRVNLTLVEEPSRPVIYDAQGREVTRVAGPFLEGYNLDLTCQVSGGRPKPTVVWWKDGKILDAVVDTISIGSPSKFTVNRLFINEVTRSLWGTKLECRAQSEQMTSPIVREVPLDIYLKPAIVKIVLIDSQIYAGRPLAARCETWGSSPAARIIWRLGGQTIGDPNVSTTQRSNSTISKLALVLGKDDNGKRLTCRAENPRFPGGALEETEILDVAYVPVVSIDLATGYVLDTLREGDDLKLVCDVESNPPPTRIIWYHKDDRLEHDVTGGTLIASNTLTLRVLTLAHAGEYSCEAVNSVGEGRSPPIFVQMKYAPRCRAGYERREVTAGRHETVSLRCEVDAVPKDAVRFSWTYNGTRGDVLPMPNSRARNNGLVSVLEYTPTTDTDFGTLACWASNSVGRQRTPCVFNVVPGKPPQPPFDCSLHNETTSLQVNCVPGADGGSPQYFLLEVRGIPRNSGVVQMNPPTLHAPQSDQGMVGDVPAIYQERNPRPSFQLHGLEPGFDYTLYVYAVNDRGRSEPALLEHIRVAEVIGGKIEKNGLFLEDLKKALPKASSENMIIVIALTGTGAVALILIGIGMIIGLAICRRRTATPLKDGPDDFTTPTYVSAQRIEPRIRYSGDSRRSQRTSLYIEENRNEPDLLQRVEIDLHD, translated from the exons ATGGTGCTTTGGTTCAAAGACACCGCTGGGATACCTCTTTACAG CCTGGACGCAAGAGGCAAGGATCTCGCCTCCGCCGTTCATTGGGCGGTCAGCGATGATCTCGGCAAGAGGACCTACTTTCAAATCGGTGATGGCCATCGAGCTAAGCTCAAAGTTACCAAGGTCACATTCAAGGACCAAGGAATCTTCAGGTGTAGGGTAGATTTTATCAATTCCCCGACTAGAAACTTTCGGGTGAATCTCACGCTCGTCG AAGAACCATCCAGGCCTGTGATATACGATGCTCAGGGGCGCGAGGTGACAAGAGTGGCTGGACCCTTCTTGGAAGGTTATAATCTCGACTTGACCTGTCAGGTGTCCGGGG GAAGACCAAAGCCTACGGTGGTATGGTGGAAGGACGGTAAGATACTGGACGCCGTCGTTGACACAATTTCTATTGGTTCCCCGAGCAAATTCACGGTGAATCGTCTTTTCATCAACGAGGTGACGAGATCGTTGTGGGGCACGAAGCTCGAATGCAGGGCTCAGTCGGAGCAGATGACCTCTCCGATCGTTCGCGAAGTACCTCTAGATATTTACC TGAAGCCTGCGATCGTAAAGATCGTCCTGATCGACAGTCAAATCTACGCCGGGCGTCCGCTCGCAGCACGCTGTGAAACCTGGGGAAGTTCTCCCGCTGCCAGGATCATCTGGAGGCTAGGAGGACAGACGATAGGCGATCCCAACGTGTCGACTACGCAGAGAAGCAATTCGACGATCAGCAAACTGGCTCTGGTCCTTGGCAAAGACGACAATGGCAAGAGATTAACCTGCAGAGCCGAAAATCCCAGATTTCCCGGCGGAGCGCTCGAAGAAACTGAGATCTTGGACGTTGCCT ACGTACCGGTTGTTTCCATCGACCTAGCCACCGGTTACGTCCTGGATACTCTCAGAGAAGGGGACGATCTGAAGCTGGTGTGCGACGTGGAGAGTAACCCACCTCCGACCCGAATTATTTGGTACCACAAG GACGATCGATTGGAGCACGACGTGACCGGTGGAACGCTGATAGCCTCCAACACGTTAACGCTGAGGGTACTCACTCTGGCTCATGCAGGCGAGTATTCGTGCGAAGCGGTGAATTCCGTGGGAGAAGGTCGAAGCCCACCGATTTTCGTTCAGATGAAAT ACGCGCCGAGATGCAGAGCGGGTTACGAGCGACGAGAGGTCACGGCTGGTCGCCACGAAACGGTGTCGCTACGCTGCGAAGTCGACGCTGTTCCGAAAGACGCGGTGCGATTCTCTTGGACGTACAACGGAACGCGCGGTGACGTGTTGCCGATGCCAAACTCCAGAGCTCGGAATAACGGGCTCGTTAGCGTTCTCGAGTACACTCCTACCACCGACACCGACTTTGGAACTCTGGCTTGCTGGGCGAGCAACAGCGTCGGCAGACAAAGGACCCCTTGTGTATTCAACGTCGTGCCCGGAA AGCCACCGCAGCCACCGTTCGACTGTTCTCTGCACAATGAAACCACTTCGCTGCAAGTGAATTGCGTGCCCGGCGCCGATGGTGGTTCCCCGCAATACTTTTTGCTCGAAGTTCGAGGGATACCGAGAAACTCCGGTGTCGTTCAGATGAATCCGCCGACGCTCCACGCGCCTCAAAGCGACCAGGGAATGGTCGGAGACGTACCGGCGATATATCAAGAGAGAAATCCAAGGCCAAGCTTTCAGCTGCACGGTCTTGAACCCGGTTTCgattacacgttatacgtgtACGCTGTGAACGACAGAGGAAGGAGCGAGCCGGCGTTGTTGGAGCATATACGAGTGGCTGAAGTTATCGGCGGGAAGATCGAAAAAAACGGCTTGTTTCTGGAGGATCTGAAAAAGGCACTTCCAAAGGCTAGCTCGGAAAATATGATCATCGTGATCGCCTTGACAGGTACAG GTGCGGTGGCTTTGATCCTGATCGGTATCGGGATGATCATTGGGTTGGCTATCTGCAGGAGAAGGACCGCGACGCCGCTCAAAGACGGTCCGGACGATTTTACCACCCCTACCTACGTCTCCGCTCAAAGGATCGAGCCAAGAATCAGATACTCGGGCGACAGCAGACGTTCTCAAAGAACGAGCTTGTACATCGAGGAAAATCGAAACG aaCCGGATCTTCTACAGAGAGTCGAGATCGATCTACACGACTAA
- the Side gene encoding motor axon guidance molcule sidestep isoform X5 yields MLRVTGLDARGKDLASAVHWAVSDDLGKRTYFQIGDGHRAKLKVTKVTFKDQGIFRCRVDFINSPTRNFRVNLTLVEEPSRPVIYDAQGREVTRVAGPFLEGYNLDLTCQVSGGRPKPTVVWWKDGKILDAVVDTISIGSPSKFTVNRLFINEVTRSLWGTKLECRAQSEQMTSPIVREVPLDIYLKPAIVKIVLIDSQIYAGRPLAARCETWGSSPAARIIWRLGGQTIGDPNVSTTQRSNSTISKLALVLGKDDNGKRLTCRAENPRFPGGALEETEILDVAYVPVVSIDLATGYVLDTLREGDDLKLVCDVESNPPPTRIIWYHKDDRLEHDVTGGTLIASNTLTLRVLTLAHAGEYSCEAVNSVGEGRSPPIFVQMKYAPRCRAGYERREVTAGRHETVSLRCEVDAVPKDAVRFSWTYNGTRGDVLPMPNSRARNNGLVSVLEYTPTTDTDFGTLACWASNSVGRQRTPCVFNVVPGKPPQPPFDCSLHNETTSLQVNCVPGADGGSPQYFLLEVRGIPRNSGVVQMNPPTLHAPQSDQGMVGDVPAIYQERNPRPSFQLHGLEPGFDYTLYVYAVNDRGRSEPALLEHIRVAEVIGGKIEKNGLFLEDLKKALPKASSENMIIVIALTGTGAVALILIGIGMIIGLAICRRRTATPLKDGPDDFTTPTYVSAQRIEPRIRYSGDSRRSQRTSLYIEENRNEPDLLQRVEIDLHD; encoded by the exons ATGCTCCGGGTAACCGG CCTGGACGCAAGAGGCAAGGATCTCGCCTCCGCCGTTCATTGGGCGGTCAGCGATGATCTCGGCAAGAGGACCTACTTTCAAATCGGTGATGGCCATCGAGCTAAGCTCAAAGTTACCAAGGTCACATTCAAGGACCAAGGAATCTTCAGGTGTAGGGTAGATTTTATCAATTCCCCGACTAGAAACTTTCGGGTGAATCTCACGCTCGTCG AAGAACCATCCAGGCCTGTGATATACGATGCTCAGGGGCGCGAGGTGACAAGAGTGGCTGGACCCTTCTTGGAAGGTTATAATCTCGACTTGACCTGTCAGGTGTCCGGGG GAAGACCAAAGCCTACGGTGGTATGGTGGAAGGACGGTAAGATACTGGACGCCGTCGTTGACACAATTTCTATTGGTTCCCCGAGCAAATTCACGGTGAATCGTCTTTTCATCAACGAGGTGACGAGATCGTTGTGGGGCACGAAGCTCGAATGCAGGGCTCAGTCGGAGCAGATGACCTCTCCGATCGTTCGCGAAGTACCTCTAGATATTTACC TGAAGCCTGCGATCGTAAAGATCGTCCTGATCGACAGTCAAATCTACGCCGGGCGTCCGCTCGCAGCACGCTGTGAAACCTGGGGAAGTTCTCCCGCTGCCAGGATCATCTGGAGGCTAGGAGGACAGACGATAGGCGATCCCAACGTGTCGACTACGCAGAGAAGCAATTCGACGATCAGCAAACTGGCTCTGGTCCTTGGCAAAGACGACAATGGCAAGAGATTAACCTGCAGAGCCGAAAATCCCAGATTTCCCGGCGGAGCGCTCGAAGAAACTGAGATCTTGGACGTTGCCT ACGTACCGGTTGTTTCCATCGACCTAGCCACCGGTTACGTCCTGGATACTCTCAGAGAAGGGGACGATCTGAAGCTGGTGTGCGACGTGGAGAGTAACCCACCTCCGACCCGAATTATTTGGTACCACAAG GACGATCGATTGGAGCACGACGTGACCGGTGGAACGCTGATAGCCTCCAACACGTTAACGCTGAGGGTACTCACTCTGGCTCATGCAGGCGAGTATTCGTGCGAAGCGGTGAATTCCGTGGGAGAAGGTCGAAGCCCACCGATTTTCGTTCAGATGAAAT ACGCGCCGAGATGCAGAGCGGGTTACGAGCGACGAGAGGTCACGGCTGGTCGCCACGAAACGGTGTCGCTACGCTGCGAAGTCGACGCTGTTCCGAAAGACGCGGTGCGATTCTCTTGGACGTACAACGGAACGCGCGGTGACGTGTTGCCGATGCCAAACTCCAGAGCTCGGAATAACGGGCTCGTTAGCGTTCTCGAGTACACTCCTACCACCGACACCGACTTTGGAACTCTGGCTTGCTGGGCGAGCAACAGCGTCGGCAGACAAAGGACCCCTTGTGTATTCAACGTCGTGCCCGGAA AGCCACCGCAGCCACCGTTCGACTGTTCTCTGCACAATGAAACCACTTCGCTGCAAGTGAATTGCGTGCCCGGCGCCGATGGTGGTTCCCCGCAATACTTTTTGCTCGAAGTTCGAGGGATACCGAGAAACTCCGGTGTCGTTCAGATGAATCCGCCGACGCTCCACGCGCCTCAAAGCGACCAGGGAATGGTCGGAGACGTACCGGCGATATATCAAGAGAGAAATCCAAGGCCAAGCTTTCAGCTGCACGGTCTTGAACCCGGTTTCgattacacgttatacgtgtACGCTGTGAACGACAGAGGAAGGAGCGAGCCGGCGTTGTTGGAGCATATACGAGTGGCTGAAGTTATCGGCGGGAAGATCGAAAAAAACGGCTTGTTTCTGGAGGATCTGAAAAAGGCACTTCCAAAGGCTAGCTCGGAAAATATGATCATCGTGATCGCCTTGACAGGTACAG GTGCGGTGGCTTTGATCCTGATCGGTATCGGGATGATCATTGGGTTGGCTATCTGCAGGAGAAGGACCGCGACGCCGCTCAAAGACGGTCCGGACGATTTTACCACCCCTACCTACGTCTCCGCTCAAAGGATCGAGCCAAGAATCAGATACTCGGGCGACAGCAGACGTTCTCAAAGAACGAGCTTGTACATCGAGGAAAATCGAAACG aaCCGGATCTTCTACAGAGAGTCGAGATCGATCTACACGACTAA
- the Side gene encoding motor axon guidance molcule sidestep isoform X1 yields the protein MSREVLTGRGWWVARQLEHLILGYRFEMRRTSGHVFLTSLLILLRARRADAATENSPEFSNKGSTTTHALTAPLRLVWGSEGKDVELPCDITPPTPTDSVNMVLWFKDTAGIPLYSLDARGKDLASAVHWAVSDDLGKRTYFQIGDGHRAKLKVTKVTFKDQGIFRCRVDFINSPTRNFRVNLTLVEEPSRPVIYDAQGREVTRVAGPFLEGYNLDLTCQVSGGRPKPTVVWWKDGKILDAVVDTISIGSPSKFTVNRLFINEVTRSLWGTKLECRAQSEQMTSPIVREVPLDIYLKPAIVKIVLIDSQIYAGRPLAARCETWGSSPAARIIWRLGGQTIGDPNVSTTQRSNSTISKLALVLGKDDNGKRLTCRAENPRFPGGALEETEILDVAYVPVVSIDLATGYVLDTLREGDDLKLVCDVESNPPPTRIIWYHKDDRLEHDVTGGTLIASNTLTLRVLTLAHAGEYSCEAVNSVGEGRSPPIFVQMKYAPRCRAGYERREVTAGRHETVSLRCEVDAVPKDAVRFSWTYNGTRGDVLPMPNSRARNNGLVSVLEYTPTTDTDFGTLACWASNSVGRQRTPCVFNVVPGKPPQPPFDCSLHNETTSLQVNCVPGADGGSPQYFLLEVRGIPRNSGVVQMNPPTLHAPQSDQGMVGDVPAIYQERNPRPSFQLHGLEPGFDYTLYVYAVNDRGRSEPALLEHIRVAEVIGGKIEKNGLFLEDLKKALPKASSENMIIVIALTGTGAVALILIGIGMIIGLAICRRRTATPLKDGPDDFTTPTYVSAQRIEPRIRYSGDSRRSQRTSLYIEENRNEPDLLQRVEIDLHD from the exons ATGTCTCGAGAGGTGTTGACCGGACGTGGCTGGTGGGTCGCGCGTCAACTCGAACACCTGATTCTCGGTTACCGGTTCGAGATGCGGCGCACGTCCGGACACGTGTTTCTGACAAGTTTGCTGATACTACTTCGAGCACGTCGGGCAGACGCAGCTACCGAGAATTCGCCCGAATTCTCGAACAAAG ggtCTACTACGACTCACGCTCTTACAGCGCCGCTCAGATTGGTGTGGGGCAGCGAGGGCAAAGACGTCGAATTACCATGCGACATCACTCCACCGACACCGACCGACTCCGTGAACATGGTGCTTTGGTTCAAAGACACCGCTGGGATACCTCTTTACAG CCTGGACGCAAGAGGCAAGGATCTCGCCTCCGCCGTTCATTGGGCGGTCAGCGATGATCTCGGCAAGAGGACCTACTTTCAAATCGGTGATGGCCATCGAGCTAAGCTCAAAGTTACCAAGGTCACATTCAAGGACCAAGGAATCTTCAGGTGTAGGGTAGATTTTATCAATTCCCCGACTAGAAACTTTCGGGTGAATCTCACGCTCGTCG AAGAACCATCCAGGCCTGTGATATACGATGCTCAGGGGCGCGAGGTGACAAGAGTGGCTGGACCCTTCTTGGAAGGTTATAATCTCGACTTGACCTGTCAGGTGTCCGGGG GAAGACCAAAGCCTACGGTGGTATGGTGGAAGGACGGTAAGATACTGGACGCCGTCGTTGACACAATTTCTATTGGTTCCCCGAGCAAATTCACGGTGAATCGTCTTTTCATCAACGAGGTGACGAGATCGTTGTGGGGCACGAAGCTCGAATGCAGGGCTCAGTCGGAGCAGATGACCTCTCCGATCGTTCGCGAAGTACCTCTAGATATTTACC TGAAGCCTGCGATCGTAAAGATCGTCCTGATCGACAGTCAAATCTACGCCGGGCGTCCGCTCGCAGCACGCTGTGAAACCTGGGGAAGTTCTCCCGCTGCCAGGATCATCTGGAGGCTAGGAGGACAGACGATAGGCGATCCCAACGTGTCGACTACGCAGAGAAGCAATTCGACGATCAGCAAACTGGCTCTGGTCCTTGGCAAAGACGACAATGGCAAGAGATTAACCTGCAGAGCCGAAAATCCCAGATTTCCCGGCGGAGCGCTCGAAGAAACTGAGATCTTGGACGTTGCCT ACGTACCGGTTGTTTCCATCGACCTAGCCACCGGTTACGTCCTGGATACTCTCAGAGAAGGGGACGATCTGAAGCTGGTGTGCGACGTGGAGAGTAACCCACCTCCGACCCGAATTATTTGGTACCACAAG GACGATCGATTGGAGCACGACGTGACCGGTGGAACGCTGATAGCCTCCAACACGTTAACGCTGAGGGTACTCACTCTGGCTCATGCAGGCGAGTATTCGTGCGAAGCGGTGAATTCCGTGGGAGAAGGTCGAAGCCCACCGATTTTCGTTCAGATGAAAT ACGCGCCGAGATGCAGAGCGGGTTACGAGCGACGAGAGGTCACGGCTGGTCGCCACGAAACGGTGTCGCTACGCTGCGAAGTCGACGCTGTTCCGAAAGACGCGGTGCGATTCTCTTGGACGTACAACGGAACGCGCGGTGACGTGTTGCCGATGCCAAACTCCAGAGCTCGGAATAACGGGCTCGTTAGCGTTCTCGAGTACACTCCTACCACCGACACCGACTTTGGAACTCTGGCTTGCTGGGCGAGCAACAGCGTCGGCAGACAAAGGACCCCTTGTGTATTCAACGTCGTGCCCGGAA AGCCACCGCAGCCACCGTTCGACTGTTCTCTGCACAATGAAACCACTTCGCTGCAAGTGAATTGCGTGCCCGGCGCCGATGGTGGTTCCCCGCAATACTTTTTGCTCGAAGTTCGAGGGATACCGAGAAACTCCGGTGTCGTTCAGATGAATCCGCCGACGCTCCACGCGCCTCAAAGCGACCAGGGAATGGTCGGAGACGTACCGGCGATATATCAAGAGAGAAATCCAAGGCCAAGCTTTCAGCTGCACGGTCTTGAACCCGGTTTCgattacacgttatacgtgtACGCTGTGAACGACAGAGGAAGGAGCGAGCCGGCGTTGTTGGAGCATATACGAGTGGCTGAAGTTATCGGCGGGAAGATCGAAAAAAACGGCTTGTTTCTGGAGGATCTGAAAAAGGCACTTCCAAAGGCTAGCTCGGAAAATATGATCATCGTGATCGCCTTGACAGGTACAG GTGCGGTGGCTTTGATCCTGATCGGTATCGGGATGATCATTGGGTTGGCTATCTGCAGGAGAAGGACCGCGACGCCGCTCAAAGACGGTCCGGACGATTTTACCACCCCTACCTACGTCTCCGCTCAAAGGATCGAGCCAAGAATCAGATACTCGGGCGACAGCAGACGTTCTCAAAGAACGAGCTTGTACATCGAGGAAAATCGAAACG aaCCGGATCTTCTACAGAGAGTCGAGATCGATCTACACGACTAA